The DNA segment gtAACAACTTGTAACGAGCTTTTAATTCACTTGCAAGTTTGTGTTTGCTGCCCTTTTAAGTAGCATCGAAAACTTTatctaaattcaatttaaaaccCACAACGCACGTTTATGGCCATTAAACTGAATTAGATAAGTTAAGCGATGTATAAtgtcaatttaattatgtgaAAATAAAACTTGTGGGTGTAGACTTCGTCTTTGACTACCACGACTGCCCACTCTCCACACTCCGCACGCAACGAAAGTGGAGAAttaatagcaataacaacaacatcatgcGAGAAGATTGTGGGTAATCTGTctgcaataataacaaatagcAGGGTAAGCAGTGCACTGCATGGTGGGTGGGCGACAGCTGAACTGCTTGCAAGCAGTGCCAACTAATGTGTAATTCATATAGATCTTGAAAGCGACTTGAAGTAACTGTCGACTAATAGTACGTCGGAAAAACTTGAtcgaaattgatttaatttaggcacattttcttatatttttatttaccagctttttgaattattatgtactatatgtagaTTGCTTTGAATATCCATTGCAATGTCATATTGAAATGGTATTTAACTAGTTTTAGTAATAAAGGAAGTTCAATATTTCAAAGATTACTATCTTCTcatgcatataaaaaaattgttatattaatcgtatatgttttaatatttaattggcaCTCTTCGTCTAtgtaaatagtatttaattgataacataaaaatatcattatcgtctataatattttttctgttgtattaataaatatatttaagtagcATAGGTATAActaaatgatatttaatttatatgtataatacaAATACCAATATTTTCTCAGGctaaatctttttttaatttgcattaaacaaaaagcaatattttctcatatcatatttttttgtttcgatcTCGCGATAGCTTAATATTCGATTATGAAGCTTGACGAATCTCTTATCGCTTGATGccaaattacaataaattgatTAGCAGTTTATTCAGTTGGGATGACAATAAAAAAGAGAAGCCACGATTTGTGTAGCTAATCCAAATACCTTTCCAGCAAATGAGCTCTATTCAGCGAATACCTCGAATAGAGTTCCCTTAGTTCAACCTTCAGATCATGCTAATTTACAGCTTGAAAACTTTAACAAATACTCTTATGTTGAAACTGTTGACCAAGTCAAATGGGCGTGAAAATTTCGATGGATGAAACCCAAAAAAATGCTTATGAATATtgaagagcaaaagcaaaagcaatagaaGAGGATTGGGGACAGAGGAGCACGATGGGGTAGCGTGAGAAagtaaagagaaaaaacaaatggGGAATAGGAAAGCGCGGCAAGGTCAACGAGACACGCCCCAAACTCACGTGTAGCGAAGGGcagtgaaatgaaatgaaatgaagtgcatttggttttaattaaaagagcAAAAGTGACTTTTGAAATGGGCTACAGATAAAACTGCAATAACTATAAAGAGCAGTTTAAAACTGGGAGCCCAACCGAATGACGATCGATGGGTGGTAAGGTTGAGGGGGTTGTTTGCTTGTCCCATTGTATCTAGGattggtattggtattggtattggGTTCTGGGTCGGACACGCGTCAATTTGTTAAGCGGGTCACGTATTGTGGCCCTCCCTCCTGCCACTCAGATAACTGCCACGGCCACAGGCCTTCTTGTTCTTGCTatctgctgctactgttgttgctgttgctgctgcttctggtcTGTGTGTTGTCATCAACACGAGAATAAAAATCGAGAATTAAACTCAatgaaaatggcaacaactttTGTGCTGCGCGAATCGATTTcaataaagtttaattttttataacgtcgtcgtcgccggGTCGTTTGGCCACTGGACTGGCTGGCTTTATGGTAGATCTCTTTAAAGGCCACTCCACACGTAAGCCTTAACAAATGACGCAACAAATTAAAcgtcaataatttaaaataattaacccAAAACAAAAGTCCCAATGCCAAATGATTTCTGAAGCCGCTTTTATAGCTTTTTAATCCAATTAAATCGCCATAAACGTACgcttaaatgaataaaagtaaatcaataaaaaatgaaattgaaaataatcaaaactGACTCACTTTAAAGTCGGACAACAAAAGGGGGCAAAAGAATTGTTTGTCGCCCCGAGATGATGTAAACAAAATCCATAAATATTTCCATAAGGCAAACAGACAACAAAGTTGACAGCGGGTTGGTCAAGGTTGAATGCAGGCTTCGAGTGgtaggaggaggagaaggtgGTGGAGGAGAAGGGGTTCTAGAGGGTGGTGCAAGTGCACCACTTTGTTATTGTCAAAGGGTTAATGAGTGCGTGCGTCTGACATGAAAGGGTTGTAtcaagagatagagagggaaaGGAAAAAGCAGCTAGGCGGGATCGTTGCACTAATGACCTGCATTTTGCATGCAAGCAGCGAGGCGTTTTCAATGGGAACACATATGTATACGTACCATATATTCATATGCATAAAGTTACTATTGCTGATAACGTTGAGAGGGGGAGATGTGAGAGTGGGAAAAACTATCAAGTCACAGATCTGAATTTTAGTTGGATTAGCGCATATTTAGTATACGCTAACATTTTCTAAATagaaaactacaaaatttacataaattatgtaaatattacacacattatacatattattcaaaggttaaatatatttttataaatacaatccaaagcaaaaatatttccgaTAGATTTAGAACCGAATCCAAATAGTAATTCGTACgaaaaatttaaactttttcatattcatattcatatataaaagtatcttataatatatgtaaatataaaaatataaaaaagtctAGAATGAATAATTCATACtctaataatacaaataataagatattatatattatataatagggtatagtatatttttgatattctCTTCCTACTATCGATAAGTTCATATCGTTATTCTGATATAAATCTCACCACTAAGTCGCTTACTATCGATATAAATTCTATCGATAGCTCataatttctcatttttagaGACGGTGCTATTGTGagttattttgtttattgtttataactaatttaattatatattagtatatttttgatattctCTTCCTACTATCGATAAGTTCATATCGTTATTCTGATATAAATCTCACCACTAAGTCGCTTACTATCGATATAAATTCTATCGATAGCTCataatttctcatttttagaGACGGTGCTATTGtgagttattttttttattgtttacaactaattcaattacaaacTTATTGATTAATACAGTTTGTCTCTTGTGACAATTTCTACATTGcttaatttactaatataattgcaaatttgacTGTTACTACAGACGTCTttaagttattattaaatttgggaagcgtaattaaaacaaaacaaatcaaaaacagtCACTCGAATATTGAATACAAGTAGATCTTACAGTTATAGTCTGATTGCCATAACACAGGCCTCTGTATGCGGTGCCTGTGGCTGGAGCACCACATTGCCAGCTTCATCCTTGTAGTCGGCATAGGCTTTAGAGTACAAACACTCCATGCCCAGGGCAGTCATAACACGGGCAGAATAAAGGCTAGTGCATGTGGTAACCAGTAGGGGGAATCCCTTAGAGCGTCCCACTTCCATAACGGCGGCAACAAGGCGACGTCCTAATCCCTGACGACGCACCGACGAGTCCACGCCGAGAATATTCAGATAAATCGCATTGGGAACATCGTAATGCTCAAAGACTTTTGCCTGCCTCTCAACTTCGGCTAGAAAGCGCACGACCTTACTCAATATGGTGTCTGTTGACATTTGTTCACTTTCGACGCCATGTTCTTCCACATCGCTGGGATACAAAGCGCCAGccaatgccacgcccacaatgTGACCGTCTTCGAGGGCCACCAATGAGGTTCCTTGACTTATGAGGTTGCGGCGATATTCCTCCTTCTTGGGATCCGCCATATTCTGAAGTTGACCGTCTGGATGGGGTTGCCATAGCGGTTCATCGATGAGGTAACGATCACGTAGGAAAGTTTTCAGCTCCTCGAAATCTTCGAGTTTCAATTCACGTATTATCGCTGACATGACGTGGCCGACAATCGAAACAGAATGAAAACATTTCCCAAGTACCTAAGCACCTTTAAAGCGCTTATCAGAAGGAGCTTTCGGAGCgagcttttttgtttgttgccctTGAGCTTGTCATACTGCCCCATATGTTTCCCTATTCCGGTTTGGAAGCTCAGATAATGAAACCCTGTAGATAAGCTAGGGGAATCTATAATATCTCCCACGTTTATTTAGCAACATTACCGACTACAACGAACTTAGAATACCCTACAATTTCATTGCCATGAGATTGACAGAAGTATGAGGTGCAGGTGGCTTTAGCACTACATTGCCATCCTCATCTTTAAAATCCCGAATAGTTCTCAGAGTGAACACAACTCATTCCCATAGCTGACATGACTCGCGTTGAATACAAACTGGTGCAGGAGACTGCAATCAGGGGGAATCCCTTGGAGCGACCCAGTTCTATTAAAGCGGCAACCAGACGACGTCCTATTCCTTGATTGCACATTGTTGCATCCACTGTCAGAATATTGAGGAAGAGGGCCTTCGATACTTCGAAGCGTTCGAAGAACTTCGATCGCATCTCCACGCCGCTAAGTAATAGATGCACGTGATCCAGAAAGGTCGTTGGCTTCTTTTCATTGACTTTGTTCCAATTGATCTCCAAGTCATTGGGAACCATTTCTTCCGCAAAGGCGCAGCCTACAATCCGACCTTCATTGCCCGAATCCACAGCAACCAACGAGAGACCTTGTCGGATGATAGCTAAACGTGTCTCGCGTTTCTCCGGCGTATCTGTGACGATCTTGTGGTCTCCGGGTGTTTGCAAGACCGGCTCATGGCCGTAGAAGTTTGTAGTCAGAAACCGGCAGTACTCATCGATGTCATCCGCTCTCAACTCGCGTATAGTAATCGACGTCATGGCACAAGCTTCAATAGTCAACTGAAACCGGTCGCCTAGACCTATGCGATCTTATCAAGTTGAGAACTCGAAGTGAACATCAGTTCACTGGCCGCGAATACACTCAGAATATGCGATAACTACTTGACGTTTGCACTTCAATATAAGAGTATAAACAAttacttattatataataaagcGAAAACTCTTTTAACAACAGTCACGactattcatttaaatactcGGAAATTTTTTGTGATTACATCGCCAGGTATATcaaagatatatttttagaccCATTGATTCTCTGTTGAAAAAACTACTTTCTTTTTGTGAGTGAAActtataattattcaaatatttttgtaaagttAAAGGTGAATCTATTGTTTCTTGAATGAATTCCAAATCATATCGTAAGAACATTTAGTAGAGAGGAGCGTTAAGATTTCGGTAACTTATTATGTGGGACAAAATGTCCAAAATGTTATTTCTTCTGAAAACCAGTTTTGATAAGCAAATTTAAAGAGGTCAAATTTACCAAAACCTTTTCAAATGTGcgagcttttatttttgttgccctTGGCATTCTCATACTGTTGAATATGTTCTCCTATTCTGAATTAAAAGCTCTGATAATGAAAGACTTTAGATAAGATCAGAGAATATATTAATATCCTTTATTTCACATCTTTAACAAATAAGGCAGACTTGGAATACACTACAATTTCATCGCCATGATATTGACGGATGTATGTGGTTCTGGTGGCTTTATTACCACGTTTCCATCCTTATCTCTGTAGTCTGAATAGTTCTCTGAGTAAACACAGCTCATGCCCAGAGCTTCCACGACTCGAGTTGAATACCAGCTAGTACAGGAGGTCGCAATTATTGGAAATCCCTTGGACCGACCTAGCTCTATTAAGGCAGCTACTAGACGACGTCCCAATCCTTGATTCCGCACTGTTGCATCTACACTAAGGATATTTAGGTAGAGAGCTTTGGATACTTCGAAATGTTGAAATATGTTCGAACGTTTCTCAACCCCGCGAAGAAATAAGTACACGTGGTCGATAAATTCCGTAAGCTTCTTCTCATTGACCTCGCTCCAACTTTTCTCCAAGTCATCTGGAACTTTAGATGAGGCATAGGCTGAGGCCACAATGCGACCTCCATCGTTGGAATCCACAGCAACCAAAGACAGGGCCTGTTTTATGACGGCTAGACGAGACGCACGTCTCTCTGCTGTATCAGGATCGAATTTATGATCTCCGGGTGTCTGCAAAACTGGCTCATGACCGTAGAAGTTTACATAGAGAAATCTACAATACTCATCGAGATCTTCTGGTTTCAACTCGCGTATAGTTATGTTCGTCATGGCACAAGCTTCTAATGTCAACTGAAGTTGATCGCCTAATTTTTTCGACTCTTATCAACAAATAACTTGGCAGAATATTGGTTTACTG comes from the Drosophila sulfurigaster albostrigata strain 15112-1811.04 chromosome 2L, ASM2355843v2, whole genome shotgun sequence genome and includes:
- the LOC133850479 gene encoding arylalkylamine N-acetyltransferase-like 2; its protein translation is MSAIIRELKLEDFEELKTFLRDRYLIDEPLWQPHPDGQLQNMADPKKEEYRRNLISQGTSLVALEDGHIVGVALAGALYPSDVEEHGVESEQMSTDTILSKVVRFLAEVERQAKVFEHYDVPNAIYLNILGVDSSVRRQGLGRRLVAAVMEVGRSKGFPLLVTTCTSLYSARVMTALGMECLYSKAYADYKDEAGNVVLQPQAPHTEACVMAIRL
- the LOC133850480 gene encoding arylalkylamine N-acetyltransferase-like 2, yielding MTSITIRELRADDIDEYCRFLTTNFYGHEPVLQTPGDHKIVTDTPEKRETRLAIIRQGLSLVAVDSGNEGRIVGCAFAEEMVPNDLEINWNKVNEKKPTTFLDHVHLLLSGVEMRSKFFERFEVSKALFLNILTVDATMCNQGIGRRLVAALIELGRSKGFPLIAVSCTSLYSTRVMSAMGMSCVHSENYSGF
- the LOC133850745 gene encoding arylalkylamine N-acetyltransferase-like 2, with translation MTNITIRELKPEDLDEYCRFLYVNFYGHEPVLQTPGDHKFDPDTAERRASRLAVIKQALSLVAVDSNDGGRIVASAYASSKVPDDLEKSWSEVNEKKLTEFIDHVYLFLRGVEKRSNIFQHFEVSKALYLNILSVDATVRNQGLGRRLVAALIELGRSKGFPIIATSCTSWYSTRVVEALGMSCVYSENYSDYRDKDGNVVIKPPEPHTSVNIMAMKL